In Coleofasciculus chthonoplastes PCC 7420, the genomic window GATGAAATGAATGCCATCTTAACTAGTGCCACGATTGGCATCGAAAATGCTGATGCTTCAGAAGGGGTACAAGTGGCGTACAACCAGAGCTATGTCCACGACGACTTAGCTGTCAGTATTATACCTACGCCCGGTACTCCCCAACCTCAAAGGGTGGTGTTGCGTCCTGGTGATACAGTCACGAACATCGACTTTGGCAATCAAAAGATTGCTCCCACTCCGATTTTTGGTACCCGTGGCGATGATGTTTTCACCATTACTGACAGTCCAGTCATCGTTTTTGCCCTGGCTGGGGACGATGAGGTGGATGGCTCAGGAAGCATTGGTGGGAATCAGTTCTACGGCGGTAAAGGCGATGATACACTGATTGGCAATAGCTACGACCAATTATTTGGTGAAGCTGGCGATGATCGCTTGGATGTATCCAATGGTGCAGGAAATAACCTGCTCGATGGTGGAAAAGGCGACGACGAACTGTTAGCTAACCTCAACGACCAGTTGTTTGGCGGCAAAGGTCATGATACCCTGGATGCTTCCAATGGTGGCGGAAATAACCTGCTCGATGGAGGCAAAGGTGACGATGTTCTGTTAGCTGGCTCGAATGACCACCTATTAGGCGGCAAGGGTGAAGATATCCTCAATGCCTTAAATGGTGGCGGAAATAATCTGCTCGATGGAGGTAAAGGTGACGATAACCTCTTCGCTGGCTCAAATGACCAACTTTTGGGCGGTGACGGCGACGATATCCTTAACGCTTCCGTTGGTACAGGAAATAACAGCCTTGATGGTGGTAAAGGTGATGACAATCTCTTAGCTGGCTTCAATGACCAATTGTCCGGTGGCGATGGCGATGATATTCTTAATGCCTCGTTCGGTTCGGGCAATAACAGTCTGGATGGTGGCAAAGGTGATGATATCCTGATTGCTGGTTTCAATGACCAACTCTCAGGCGGCGACGGCGATGATCTATTGTTTGGTGGTTATGGTGGTAGCACCATGACGGGTGGCAATGGTGATGAGCAGTTCTGGATTGTTAATGGCTTTATTCCCACTGCGGCTCACACGATTACTGACTTTGAGCTAGAAATTGACCGGATTGGCATTCGTGGTTTAGGGATCACGTTCCAACAGCTTGACCTGATTCAAGATGGTAATGATACTCGCGTTAGTGCCTTCAATACAGACCTAGCTATCTTGAGTGGGATTCAAGCGAGTGCCCTCAACAGTAGCGATTTTATTCTCGCCTAGCCTAGTTAATTGCGCGGTTGAAACCGCAGCTACACAAACGAAACCCGCCTGCGCGGGTTTCCACAGGTTGAGATAAAATCCGTTAAATTGAATTAAGCGATCGCGTACTTGAACCTTCCCACTCAGGCGCGATCGCTTTTGCGTGATTTCCTTTCCGATGAACCTACTGTAGGATTAAGTTGAGAGAGACTACATCCTTGAACCCAATTCACCCAATCGGATGATTGACAAGACCTTTCTTTTGGCTGATTGGGTTAGCCCGGATAAGTTATCCGCCATCAACAATCTCTTAAATTTAATGTCACGCTCTGTATTATGCAAGCACTTTTTAATCCAGAAACAACATCCAAGGTTAGACTCACCGCTAAATCGTCGGTTCGCAAACCTATACTGCAACTGGGTTCTGTGGGAGCCGAGGTTTTAGAACTACAAAAGCTTTTGGCTCATTGCGGCACTTATACGGGTCCAATGGGGGGGTATTTTGATCGCTCGGTCCATGATGCTGTGATGGAATTTCAGCAAAGTATGTTCCTCAAAGCCGATGGTATTGTCGATTCCCTGACGTGGCAAGCTCTTTATCAGGGTGCCCCAGTTAATATGCCTGTACTCAATCGAGGCAGCAGACATGATATGGTAATTCCTGTACAGTGGGTGCTGCATCTGACTCAGGATTATTCAGCGCCAATTGATGGTGATTTTGGCGAACAAACAGAACGCGCTGTGCGATCGTTCCAAAAACGTCATGGCTTAGTGGAAGATGGAGTGGTCAGTGAGCCAACCTGGTATGCTCTTAGTCAGGTTCATGTCAGTTTGCTCCATAACCGTTATCAAGAGGCTTTGGTGGCAGTGTAGTTCAGTGTTCTTGTCTGTAATTGATGTTACAAAATTACCCCTTTTGTAGAGACGTTGCATGCAACGTCTCTACAGGAATGCTTAGGCTAGTTGCTTGCTCACCTCATTAGCTAGCTGCTCTATATTGACAGCAATTTGCTCTCCGGTTCTCATGTTTTTCAAACCGCATTTTTGAGCGGCTGCTTCTTCAGAGCCAATAATGACACACAAGGGAATTCCCCGTTTATCAGCTTGCTGTAACTGTTTGCCCACAGAGCGCTCGTCAAAACTGGTAATCGTACTAATTCCCGCCTGACGCAGTTTCTGAGATACCTCTAAATATAAAGGCATTAAGTCACTTTGCATATTCACCACCATCACTTGGGCGGGTGTAGAGGAGAAAGACTCCAGAATCCCGGCTTGAATCAACCGACTCATCAATCGAGTTAAGCCGATGGAAATGCCCACTCCTGGCATTTTATCGCCAACAAACATGCCCACGAGTTCTTCATAGCGTCCCCCGGAACAAATACTACCCAAGGCTTCATGACCCACGAGTGTAGTTTCATACACCGTTCCCGTATAATAATCTAATCCACGGGCAATGGAGAGGTCAATGCAAAATACGCGATCGCTCACCCCCAAATTCCGCACTCCGGTAATCACAGTTTCTAGTTCAGCAATGCCCGTTTTCAATACCTGAGCGTCTGGTTTATCCTCAAGCATGGCGTTTAATTGTGCCAACACCTCATCCACCGAACCCTGAATCTTGGTGAAGGTAAGAATTTGCTCGACTTGTTCATCGGATAACCCTTCAGCCAAGAGCGCTTTTTTCACCTTTGTTTCGCCAATTTTCTCCGCTGCATCTACAATCCGGATAGAGGGCATAATTTTGCTCTCATCTAAACCAATTGATTCAAAGAACCCACTGAGAACTTTACGATTGTTGATGCGAATCAAAAAGTCTCCAATATTAATCGCCGTAAAAATTTCAGCAATAATCGCCGGAATTTGGGCATCATAGAGCAAACTCAGCTTATTACGACCCACTACATCAATATCACATTGACGAAATTGGCGATAGCGTCCCGCTTTTGCCCGTTCTCCCCGAAATACCACATCTATCTGATAACGGGCAAAGGGAAACTGAAGTTCATTTAGGTGACGGGCAATATAAGCCGCTAAGGGAACCGTCTGATCAAACTTTAATGCCCTCTCTTCTGAACCACTTTCTCCCGCCTGTTCTTTTTCGGCTTGGCGATTGGGCGGCAAAATTGGTTGCAACCCGTAAATAATATTATCCCCTTGATTTCCTTTGGCTTGCAGAACTTCTAATCGCTCAACTGCTGGAGTTTCGATAGGTGTGAATCCATATCGCTCAAAAACTTGGCGGATAGTATCTATCAAATACATCTCCAGACGTTTTTCGCCGGGGAGAAATTCGGGAAAACCACTTGGACAAGAAAAGTTTATTTTGTCAGCTTTTGCCATTTTTCAGGGAACAGGGAACAGAGAACAGGGAACAGGGAACAGGGATGTAGGGGCGGGTTTTACCGCTCACATTTTGCCATAAACCGATAATTTGACTAAACCCGCCCTTCTAGGG contains:
- the hisS gene encoding histidine--tRNA ligase, which codes for MAKADKINFSCPSGFPEFLPGEKRLEMYLIDTIRQVFERYGFTPIETPAVERLEVLQAKGNQGDNIIYGLQPILPPNRQAEKEQAGESGSEERALKFDQTVPLAAYIARHLNELQFPFARYQIDVVFRGERAKAGRYRQFRQCDIDVVGRNKLSLLYDAQIPAIIAEIFTAINIGDFLIRINNRKVLSGFFESIGLDESKIMPSIRIVDAAEKIGETKVKKALLAEGLSDEQVEQILTFTKIQGSVDEVLAQLNAMLEDKPDAQVLKTGIAELETVITGVRNLGVSDRVFCIDLSIARGLDYYTGTVYETTLVGHEALGSICSGGRYEELVGMFVGDKMPGVGISIGLTRLMSRLIQAGILESFSSTPAQVMVVNMQSDLMPLYLEVSQKLRQAGISTITSFDERSVGKQLQQADKRGIPLCVIIGSEEAAAQKCGLKNMRTGEQIAVNIEQLANEVSKQLA
- a CDS encoding peptidoglycan-binding domain-containing protein, translated to MQALFNPETTSKVRLTAKSSVRKPILQLGSVGAEVLELQKLLAHCGTYTGPMGGYFDRSVHDAVMEFQQSMFLKADGIVDSLTWQALYQGAPVNMPVLNRGSRHDMVIPVQWVLHLTQDYSAPIDGDFGEQTERAVRSFQKRHGLVEDGVVSEPTWYALSQVHVSLLHNRYQEALVAV